In a single window of the Streptomyces sp. NBC_00285 genome:
- a CDS encoding VOC family protein, with protein sequence MDMSLEVILLPVTDVDRAKEFYRDKVGFHVDLDGEVMEGVRICQLTPPGSGCSIALVDGLQIPTGAPQPGTYHGMQLCVTDAKTAYEELTSRGLDVSEPVQFAPRDGATFMYFKDPDGNGWAIQEYKRRETEPLHQVLAQQAAE encoded by the coding sequence ATGGACATGAGCCTCGAAGTGATCCTGCTGCCGGTCACGGACGTGGACCGGGCCAAGGAGTTCTACCGGGACAAGGTCGGCTTCCACGTGGACCTGGACGGCGAGGTGATGGAGGGCGTCCGGATCTGTCAGCTGACCCCGCCCGGATCGGGCTGTTCCATCGCCCTGGTGGACGGCCTCCAGATTCCGACGGGAGCCCCGCAGCCCGGCACGTACCACGGCATGCAACTGTGCGTCACGGACGCGAAGACGGCCTACGAGGAGCTGACCTCCCGCGGCCTGGACGTGAGCGAACCGGTCCAGTTCGCCCCGCGGGACGGCGCCACCTTCATGTACTTCAAGGACCCCGACGGCAACGGCTGGGCGATCCAGGAGTACAAGCGCCGCGAGACGGAGCCGCTGCACCAGGTACTGGCGCAGCAGGCGGCGGAGTAG
- the glnA gene encoding type I glutamate--ammonia ligase: MDKQQEFVLRTLEERDIRFVRLWFTDVLGFLKSVAVAPAELEQAFDEGIGFDGSAIEGFARVYESDMIAKPDPSTFQVLPWRAEAPGTARMFCDILMPDGSPSFADPRYVLKRALARTSDLGFTFYTHPEIEFFLLKDRPLDGSRPTPADNSGYFDHTPQNIGMDFRRQAITMLESMGISVEFSHHEGAPGQQEIDLRYADALSTADNIMTFRLVMKQVALEQGVQATFMPKPFSEHPGSGMHTHLSLFEGDRNAFYESGSEYQLSKVGRSFIAGLLKHAAEISAVTNQWVNSYKRIWGGSERTAGAGGEAPSYICWGHNNRSALVRVPMYKPGKTGSARIEVRSIDSGANPYLAYAMLLAAGLKGVEEGYELPPGAEDDVWALSDAERRAMGIEPLPQNLGEALTLMERSDLVAETLGEHVFDFFLRNKKSEWEEYRSEVTAFELRKNLPVL, encoded by the coding sequence ATGGACAAGCAGCAGGAGTTCGTGCTCCGGACATTGGAGGAGCGCGACATCCGGTTCGTACGCCTGTGGTTCACGGACGTGCTGGGCTTCCTCAAGTCCGTCGCCGTGGCCCCGGCGGAGCTGGAACAGGCCTTCGACGAGGGCATCGGATTCGACGGCTCCGCGATCGAGGGATTCGCTCGCGTGTACGAGTCCGACATGATCGCCAAGCCGGACCCGTCGACCTTCCAGGTACTGCCCTGGCGCGCCGAGGCCCCCGGAACGGCCCGGATGTTCTGCGACATCCTCATGCCGGACGGCTCCCCGTCCTTCGCGGACCCCCGGTACGTGCTGAAGCGTGCCCTGGCGCGCACCTCGGACCTGGGCTTCACCTTCTACACCCACCCGGAGATCGAGTTCTTCCTGCTGAAGGACCGGCCCCTGGACGGCTCGCGCCCCACCCCGGCCGACAACTCCGGCTACTTCGACCACACCCCCCAGAACATCGGCATGGACTTCCGCCGCCAGGCGATCACCATGCTCGAGTCGATGGGCATCTCGGTCGAGTTCTCCCACCACGAGGGCGCCCCCGGCCAGCAGGAGATCGACCTGCGGTACGCGGACGCGCTCTCGACGGCGGACAACATCATGACGTTCCGCCTGGTCATGAAGCAGGTGGCGCTGGAGCAGGGCGTCCAGGCGACGTTCATGCCGAAGCCGTTCTCGGAGCACCCCGGCTCGGGCATGCACACCCACCTCTCCCTCTTCGAGGGAGACCGGAACGCGTTCTACGAGTCCGGCTCGGAGTACCAGCTCTCCAAGGTCGGCCGCTCCTTCATCGCGGGCCTGCTGAAGCACGCCGCGGAGATCTCCGCGGTCACCAACCAGTGGGTCAACTCCTACAAGCGCATCTGGGGCGGCTCCGAGCGCACCGCCGGCGCCGGCGGTGAGGCCCCCTCCTACATCTGCTGGGGCCACAACAACCGCTCCGCCCTGGTCCGCGTCCCGATGTACAAGCCCGGCAAGACCGGCTCGGCCCGCATCGAGGTCCGCTCCATCGACTCCGGCGCCAACCCGTACCTCGCGTACGCCATGCTCCTGGCCGCCGGCCTCAAGGGCGTCGAGGAGGGCTACGAACTGCCTCCGGGCGCCGAGGACGACGTCTGGGCCCTCTCCGACGCCGAGCGCCGCGCGATGGGCATCGAGCCGCTGCCCCAGAACCTGGGCGAGGCACTGACCCTCATGGAGCGCAGCGACCTGGTGGCCGAGACGCTGGGCGAGCACGTCTTCGACTTCTTCCTGCGCAACAAGAAGTCGGAGTGGGAGGAGTACCGCAGCGAGGTCACCGCGTTCGAGCTGCGGAAGAACCTGCCGGTGCTGTAG
- a CDS encoding DUF3105 domain-containing protein — MGSAKKSTSAARKARIEEMRRAEQSRERRNRILVVTASVVVVAALVTGAVVLVQSQSDDGTSTAADSKGAGHFVTGSDGVKTWKGTLGRTHVAKTVTYPMEPPVGGDHNQVWMNCNGDVYAKALNNMNAVHSLEHGAVWVTYTSKAPKADVAALAAKVKKTPYTLMSPDDKQKDPIMLSAWGHQRTVTGADDPNVDKFFEKFVQGQQTPEPGAACTSGLSQ; from the coding sequence ATGGGTTCCGCCAAGAAGAGCACCTCCGCGGCACGCAAGGCACGCATAGAGGAGATGCGGCGCGCAGAGCAGTCCCGGGAGCGCCGCAACAGGATCCTCGTCGTCACCGCCAGCGTGGTGGTCGTGGCCGCCCTGGTCACCGGCGCCGTCGTGCTGGTGCAGTCGCAGTCGGACGACGGCACGAGCACCGCGGCCGACTCCAAGGGGGCGGGGCACTTCGTTACGGGCTCGGACGGGGTGAAGACCTGGAAGGGCACCCTGGGCCGCACCCACGTCGCCAAGACCGTGACGTACCCGATGGAGCCCCCGGTCGGCGGAGACCACAACCAGGTGTGGATGAACTGCAACGGCGACGTCTACGCCAAGGCGCTCAACAACATGAACGCCGTGCACTCCCTGGAGCACGGCGCGGTCTGGGTGACGTATACGAGCAAGGCCCCGAAGGCCGACGTCGCGGCGCTCGCGGCGAAGGTGAAGAAGACGCCGTACACGCTGATGAGTCCCGACGACAAGCAGAAGGACCCGATCATGCTGTCGGCGTGGGGTCACCAGCGGACGGTGACGGGGGCCGACGACCCGAACGTCGACAAGTTCTTCGAGAAGTTCGTGCAGGGCCAGCAGACGCCCGAGCCGGGCGCGGCGTGCACGAGCGGTCTGTCGCAGTGA
- a CDS encoding DUF305 domain-containing protein, which translates to MRSAAVAVAVAGVLVAGGAITYAVAEDGGSGDTPAAASADAGFARDMAVHHQQAVEMSYIVRDRTKDVEVRRLAYDIAQTQANQRGMLLGWLDLWQLPKVSADPPMTWMGMGDMPSAGEGSLMPGMATNSEMKKLGTLNGKQAEIFYLQLMTEHHKGGIHMAKGCVEKCTVTVEKRLAQGMVDAQQSEIDLMAGMLKERGAKARS; encoded by the coding sequence GTGAGGTCCGCGGCAGTCGCCGTGGCCGTGGCGGGCGTACTCGTCGCGGGCGGCGCGATCACCTATGCCGTGGCCGAGGACGGCGGCTCGGGCGACACCCCGGCCGCCGCGTCGGCGGACGCCGGCTTCGCGCGCGACATGGCCGTGCACCATCAGCAGGCCGTCGAGATGTCGTACATCGTGCGTGACCGCACCAAGGACGTCGAGGTTCGCCGTCTCGCCTACGACATCGCGCAGACCCAGGCCAACCAGCGCGGCATGCTGCTGGGCTGGCTGGATCTGTGGCAGTTGCCGAAGGTGTCCGCGGATCCGCCGATGACGTGGATGGGCATGGGTGACATGCCCTCCGCCGGGGAGGGTTCGCTGATGCCTGGCATGGCGACGAACAGCGAGATGAAGAAGCTGGGCACCCTCAACGGCAAGCAGGCGGAGATCTTCTATCTGCAGTTGATGACGGAGCACCACAAGGGCGGCATCCACATGGCGAAGGGCTGTGTCGAGAAGTGCACGGTCACGGTGGAGAAGCGGCTCGCGCAGGGGATGGTCGACGCGCAGCAGTCGGAGATCGACCTGATGGCGGGGATGCTGAAGGAGCGGGGGGCGAAAGCGCGTTCCTAG